A segment of the Doryrhamphus excisus isolate RoL2022-K1 chromosome 7, RoL_Dexc_1.0, whole genome shotgun sequence genome:
ATACATACTGGGgagaaacctttttcctgtTCAGTATGCGGCACCGGATTTAGAATCAATCAGGATTTGCAAATCCACGTGAGaacgcacaccggagagaatCCCTTTTCCTGTTCCATCTGTGGAAAAGGATTCTCTCGGAAGTCCAATTTGACCGCACATACAAAAGTTCACACTGAAGAGAAAAGCTTCATCTGTTCCGTGTGCGGTAAAGGTTTTTCCCAGAATCAGTATTTGAAAATCCACATGAAAAGACACGCTCCGGAAAAACCATACTGCTGTTCCGTGTGTGGTAAAGGTTATGCAAAAAAAGATGATTCGGAAATTCACGTACGGACGCACGACAGCATGAAGATGTTTGGGTGCAGCGTTTGTGAGCAAAGATTCTCTTATCAGTTCCAGCTTCTCAACCACAAGTGTGCTGGGGAGAACggcgacaggaagtgaagcCGCACCGCCTGACATCAGCTCTGGGACTTGGATAACTTTCTAACATCACGTGTGACGTTGTTGTGACGTTGTTGTGACGTTGTTGTGACGTTGTTGTGACGTTGTTGTGTGCTAGCTTGCTAATGTGCTTCCACCATTAAAATGCTACGTGGTGACATCTAGGAATGGAATACTGTAGGCTCCTTTCCTGTGCCGTCAGACTacttcctcttttcttttttcaggACTTGCTTGTGGAGTACGATGTACACAAACaattggggcgggggggggtcaataatattttatttctgtgGCGTTGACCAGGATGAGAGCAGCTGGTGGGACCTCTTTGGACGATCGTGATCATCTGCTGCGATGCTTCTGGCCCGACCGCTGCTTCATCCGGTATCGTTGTCTCCTGTGGAGTGTGCCGTCACCGGGATCCTTTTGGTGGGCACAGGCGGGGAGAGCTGGGACTCCCAAAGTCTCAAATAGGTCTCATATGATGCAATAAAAAGTCTTGGACCATGGATCAGAAGAAGAAACAGAAAGTAAGTTGaaagttccaaaaacatgctagcttgattggccgctccaaattgtccataggtatgaatgtgagtgtgaatggttgtttgtctatatgtgctctgtgacaCTCATATCGCTAACATGTCAGTTTTAACCAAGTATGTTTTAATAACTTCTTAAATTATCCAGCTTTTCTCAGCACCTCCTCTCGTCACGGTACAATTTATCCCTCACGTGCTGTGGCTTTACAGGAAGTGGGAGTGGCTAATGACTCGGGCTGTCACGAAACACTCACTTGAGGAGACGAGACGTACAATGCAACCATGTGACTTTATTTAACAATGCaggtacattttgaaatgtttttgtccaacaAATTGACAAGATAAACTCTTAATGTTATGATACGATGTTGCACGTCACACGTGACGTTGTACAGCTTCACTTCCTGCCGCTGTTCTCCCCAGCACACGTGTGGTTGCTAAGCTGGTACTTGTAAGAGAATCGTTCATCACACACGCTGCAACTCAGCactttctctcccgtgtgtctCCTCGTGTGGATTTTCAAATCACCATTTCGGCCAAAACCTATTCCACACACTGAGCAGCGGtatggtttttctcctgtgtgtctCCTCGTGtgtcttttcagttcacctttTCGTGCAAACCCAAcaccacacactgaacagggatatggtttctctccagtgtgtcctcTCATGTGCATTTGCAGTTCAGCTTTTCGTGCAAAGCTGACACCACAAACCGAACACGAGAACGGCTTTTCTCCGGTATGAGTTCTCATGTGTATTTTCAAATTGCCTTTTCGTGAAAAATCTATgccacacactgaacaggaatacggtttctctccagtgtgtgtcaTCATGTGCATTTTCAAAGTACCTTTCCGTGCAAAGGCTACACCACACTGTGAGCAGGAGTATGGTTTTTCTCCaatgtgtgttctcatgtgctTTTTCAATTCGCGCTTTCCCGCAAAACCCGCACCACACTCTGAGCAGGGatgtggtttttctccagtgtgcgttctcatgtgaaTTTTCAAAGTAGCTTTCCGTGCAAAACCCGCACCGCACTCTGAACAAGCAAATGGTTTTTCTCCaatgtgtgttctcatgtgctTTTTCAATTCCCCTTTTCCTGCGATGCCCTCAGCACAGACCGGACAGGAGCTCCGTGGTGGTCTCTCGTGTGTTCTCATGTGCATTTTCAAATTATCTTTTCGTGCTAAACAGACGCCACACTCTGAGCAGGAATATGGTTTTTCTCcactgtgtgttctcatgtgtattTTCAAATTATCGTTTCGGGAAAAAGCCACACCACACTCTGGACAGGAGTacggtttttctcccgtgtgtctTCTCATATGCATTTTCAAGTTGTAGTTTTGTACAAAACCTTTCCCGCACACTGAACAtgtaaaaggtttctctccagtgtggatttgtgtgtgtgttttcaaattTGCCTTTAGAGAGAATCCTTTACCACAGATGGAGCAGCGAAATGGGTTCTCCCCAGTGTGCTTTATCATGTGTATTTTCACATCTTTGTTGACTTTAAATCCTttaccacacactgaacaggagtaaggtttctctccagtgtgtattcttgtgtgtcttTTCAAATGTGATCGTTGTGAGAATCTTTTACCGCAGGCTGAGCAGGTGAAAGGTTTCTCACCTGTGTGACTTCTCACGTGTACTTTCAGGTTTCCCCTCTTAACAAAGGTCTTGTCGCAGTGTTGGCATTTCAGGCGTGTGTTGTCAGggtgacatgtcatatcagctgtagagtcttcatcatcatcatcatcagtgtcaggagagtgtgacgtcgtgtgctcactatctgatagtggagctaagagcttgtctgctggtgatcctccacagtggtctccatcggcttctgttgtcatgtgttgagttgagctgctgcttggaggctccgcctctctcttctcctcactttcaccttcgtcttcatcatcttcactcttcacaggGACGCCAATCACTGGGAACTCCTCCGGTCCTTcaagatgctctccctcctggctgatgctgtggtcctcctcttcctctttaacgcGGAGgtgctgtggctcctcctcttcctctttaacgcAGAAGTgttgtggctcctcctcttcctctttaaagTGGAGGTgatgtggctcctcctcttcctctttaacgtgGTGgtgctgtggctcctcctcttcctctttaacatgGAGGTGCTGTGGCTCCCCTGGCTCCGTGATGGAGCTCCACTCCTGCTGCTGAGGGGGACCATCTTGGAAGCTAACATCTGCAAGAAGAAAGTAGAAAGACAAACATATGCTTTAGAAGAATCTTCGTCACACGATTTTGCAGCATCAGTATTCTGACAATGTctcaaaaaatagaaaaagagaAATCCAAAGAAACCAGCTCGGTGCTACAATTCTAAGTGAAGAGCTCCATTATAGATGACAAACACTAGACATGAAAGGTTCTACCTGTTTTTAGGAGGTCATTCAGCCTGGAAAGAGGGTAGAGAAAGCCCCCCAGTAAAGCCATCATCATCTATTACTCATCTTGAACTGAAAATGACTTTCGCATCAACACTGGAGGCAGGCTGACAACCTGAGATGGTTATCCAACTACTCCCATCACTGGATGACTTCGCCTCCAACTTACATATCAACAGTATTAAAACACATAGTATTTATGAatataaacatttataataatgtgCGAGGACTACTGACCTGCTCCGTGCAACCCAACTTGGTACCTCTTGGAAACAgcgtccagtagttgacgttgtcgctcgttctcctcttttgttcgacaaagttcctcctcgtactctgctatggCTCTTTCGCACATTTCCACACAATCCCGACGGTTTAAAATCACACTTGAGCTCAGCTGAGCGACGCGTTGATCACTTCCGCCTGTGTTTGCTAGCCACTACCAAGCTAAGCTAGCCCGCAAAGCTTCAAAGTTGACGGAAACCATTTTGTCTTAACATAAACTAACAATCCTCCAGGATTGGATATGTAGCGGCATGACAACACAAGCGGCAACACTCGTCATCCTGGTGTTTATTTCCAATCAATTCCTTGTCAGCTTTCTTGCAACTGTAGTCCAAAATGGATATCGACGCATGCGCAATGTGTTGCTAACTTCCGCGTCTAGTTGGTGTCTGCTAGCAGGCTAACCTCGGCTAGGCGAAGACTGCATgcattcaatattattattattattattatacagttttatttcattatatggcaaAGGAAGATAGGCTGTTTTGTTGTTAGCCCGTAGCCTGGTTAGCTAGGCTAACATCTGCTGGTGTTTAGCATCTTTTTAGCATCTAGCATCTTCCAGCCGGGTTGTTTTGTTGGCTTTCCTCTGCCTGTCGAACACTGCTTTTAGTTTTCACTGGATCGATGAAGTCCTTCCGGTTCTTTTGTGTCAACATCAACTCTATTTCACCACACCCTTTATGGGTCAAGAGTGTAGTAACACCGCCTCGCCCGAGGAGGGCAGTAACGCGCTATAATGTCCTCGCTGTGTATTACCGGAAGTCGTAAACAAGAAAAGGAAAACGTTTAGCAGGCAGTGTCGTTTTTCGGGCCACATTCTTTCttcatgtttgtatttattgatgAATTCACCGGCGTCTACGTTTGTAATCTTGTCTGACTCCAAGATGAACGCGTCCGAGGGAACGTTGAAGCTTTTCGGGCTAGCTTAGctcgttagcttgctaacaaagaGATCGAGTGGAAAAAGTCTTTTTTGCGTGAAAATGCGTGACTCGCAAATGCTGAGAGCGTTTGTGAACCAGCGACTAGCTTTGGCTgtggaagaaatatttgtagtgttggaaagaaccatagcagagtacgaggaggaactttgtcgaacaaaagaggagaacgagcgacaacgtcaactactggacgcTGTTTCCAAGAGGTATCAAGTTGGGTTGCACGGAACAGGTTAGTTTGACTATAAAGTTACTAACTTTATATTTGGTCATTGTCATGGTggggtttatttatttctgacgTGTTGACAAGTTACATTCGGGAACACCACGTGATTAATTCATACATTGCTGATAATAAATGACGTGTGtttgtaaatgttacattttaataGAAAAAATGAATTAGGCATAATCTGATACCTTTTTAACTGTTGAACTTTTTCCCACAACTTGACACAAAACGTTAGAACGGTCGTTTATGTTGACGTGTAGTTCTGAAAAGACACCTTAAAACTCCATTGGAGTAGGTTTGTTGCCAATAAAAGACCTACATTACCCATAATGCTTAGCGTCCACAGTcaggaagtggtgcatttcCAAAGTAAATGCTAGAAAGGTAagttttgaagtcttatgcagcaATCGTGTTCTGATGTCATCGATCTTTGTTTGCTCGAGTGTAGATTTACGTTAGCTTCTGCTGAGACGTTAACCCCGCAGTAGCCGTTGACCTCCAACATCCTTATTTCCAAACATGACCTGACCAGAGACAGAATGTCAGCGTGGTGACTGATGACGTCCTCAGAGATGTTGATGCGGGACATGCCAGATGTGACGGAGCTGAGCAAGTCCTTGTCttcttgtgtcctgcagacatcAGTGAAGGCCATCTTCTCCCTGAGCAGCAGGAGTGGAGCTCCAGGAGGCAGCAGGAGTGGAGCTCCAGGAGG
Coding sequences within it:
- the LOC131131829 gene encoding glutamic acid-rich protein-like isoform X2: MCERAIAEYEEELCRTKEENERQRQLLDAVSKRYQVGLHGADVSFQDGPPQQQEWSSITEPGEPQHLHVKEEEEEPQHHHVKEEEEEPHHLHFKEEEEEPQHFCVKEEEEEPQHLRVKEEEEDHSISQEGEHLEGPEEFPVIGVPVKSEDDEDEGESEEKREAEPPSSSSTQHMTTEADGDHCGGSPADKLLAPLSDSEHTTSHSPDTDDDDDEDSTADMTCHPDNTRLKCQHCDKTFVKRGNLKVHVRSHTDFLLHHMRPI
- the LOC131131829 gene encoding oocyte zinc finger protein XlCOF6-like isoform X1, which translates into the protein MCERAIAEYEEELCRTKEENERQRQLLDAVSKRYQVGLHGADVSFQDGPPQQQEWSSITEPGEPQHLHVKEEEEEPQHHHVKEEEEEPHHLHFKEEEEEPQHFCVKEEEEEPQHLRVKEEEEDHSISQEGEHLEGPEEFPVIGVPVKSEDDEDEGESEEKREAEPPSSSSTQHMTTEADGDHCGGSPADKLLAPLSDSEHTTSHSPDTDDDDDEDSTADMTCHPDNTRLKCQHCDKTFVKRGNLKVHVRSHTGEKPFTCSACGKRFSQRSHLKRHTRIHTGEKPYSCSVCGKGFKVNKDVKIHMIKHTGENPFRCSICGKGFSLKANLKTHTQIHTGEKPFTCSVCGKGFVQNYNLKMHMRRHTGEKPYSCPECGVAFSRNDNLKIHMRTHSGEKPYSCSECGVCLARKDNLKMHMRTHERPPRSSCPVCAEGIAGKGELKKHMRTHIGEKPFACSECGAGFARKATLKIHMRTHTGEKPHPCSECGAGFAGKRELKKHMRTHIGEKPYSCSQCGVAFARKGTLKMHMMTHTGEKPYSCSVCGIDFSRKGNLKIHMRTHTGEKPFSCSVCGVSFARKAELQMHMRGHTGEKPYPCSVCGVGFARKGELKRHTRRHTGEKPYRCSVCGIGFGRNGDLKIHTRRHTGEKVLSCSVCDERFSYKYQLSNHTCAGENSGRK